The proteins below come from a single Chitinophaga pinensis DSM 2588 genomic window:
- a CDS encoding AraC family transcriptional regulator produces MRKQQKIPVHRMEERFSGVYVAPLALEKSSTPGYEISQPHRHDFYYCVLLERGKMQLEVDFQQVQISDQSLFLSYPGQIHQINAARMERGWFLAFDPSMLDEQLKTILDQCLSEVILVPVSPEKSADLSSLIHQLYKIYDDQSQLFRQTITQSMVTALVYQIASAYLSIERFNLIRHSTRSIEITKRFKQLLRHHFKSMKKPSEYAAKMNITSSYLNDIVRSVTGFSVTYYIQHELMREAQRLLYHSDLAVKEIADTLGFEDAKYFNRLFSKIVGVSPGLFRKQSETSVHFTE; encoded by the coding sequence ATGCGTAAACAGCAGAAGATACCCGTTCACCGGATGGAGGAGCGTTTTTCAGGGGTATATGTGGCCCCTTTGGCCCTGGAGAAGTCATCTACTCCGGGATATGAAATTTCACAGCCACACCGGCATGATTTCTATTACTGTGTGTTGCTGGAAAGAGGGAAGATGCAGCTGGAAGTGGATTTTCAGCAGGTACAGATCAGTGATCAGTCGCTTTTTCTTTCTTACCCGGGACAAATCCACCAGATCAATGCTGCCCGCATGGAGCGCGGCTGGTTCCTGGCTTTTGATCCCTCGATGCTGGATGAACAGCTGAAGACGATCCTGGACCAGTGTTTGTCGGAGGTGATCCTGGTGCCTGTTTCTCCTGAGAAGTCCGCGGATTTATCTTCCCTGATCCATCAATTGTACAAGATTTATGATGACCAGTCACAGCTCTTCCGGCAGACGATCACACAGTCGATGGTAACTGCCCTGGTATACCAGATCGCATCCGCTTATTTGTCGATAGAACGTTTTAACCTGATCAGGCATTCTACCCGTAGTATCGAGATCACCAAGCGTTTTAAGCAACTGCTGCGGCATCATTTTAAATCCATGAAGAAGCCATCGGAGTATGCTGCGAAGATGAATATTACCTCCAGCTATCTGAATGATATTGTGAGGTCGGTTACAGGGTTTTCGGTGACCTATTACATACAACATGAGCTGATGCGGGAGGCCCAAAGGTTGTTGTATCATTCTGATCTTGCGGTGAAGGAGATTGCCGATACGTTGGGTTTTGAAGATGCAAAATATTTTAACCGGCTGTTCAGTAAGATTGTCGGGGTTTCTCCTGGTTTATTCAGGAAACAATCAGAGACAAGTGTGCATTTTACAGAATAG
- a CDS encoding oxidoreductase, which translates to MSTNKVWFITGASRGFGLEITKAALASGDKVVGTVRSQPEKLSAVLNHPNFHAITLDVTNEAQAIAAASKTIELFGRIDILVNNAGFGLLSAVEEGTDKEVRHMYDTNVFGLLHVTRAFLPYMRKQKSGHVINITSVGGLASAAGWGLYASTKFAVEGINEALADELRPLGIFSTAVEPGYFRTNFLDGTSLTSAANVIADYSETSGKMREIVPQVSYNQPGDPVKLAQAIIKLAAAKNPPVHLPLGKDTLFYFNQKMEKFNAEIEEWREVITSTDHDDVK; encoded by the coding sequence ATGAGCACAAACAAAGTATGGTTTATCACCGGAGCATCAAGAGGCTTCGGTCTGGAAATCACCAAAGCAGCATTAGCATCCGGAGACAAAGTAGTCGGCACCGTACGTAGTCAGCCAGAAAAACTGTCAGCTGTACTGAACCACCCCAACTTCCACGCGATTACACTGGACGTGACCAATGAAGCACAGGCTATCGCAGCTGCCAGCAAAACGATCGAGCTGTTTGGCAGAATAGATATACTGGTAAATAATGCGGGATTCGGCCTCCTCAGCGCTGTTGAAGAAGGAACAGATAAAGAGGTGCGTCATATGTACGACACTAACGTATTCGGTCTGCTGCATGTAACACGTGCATTCCTCCCTTATATGCGGAAGCAGAAATCCGGTCATGTTATTAATATCACATCTGTCGGCGGACTGGCATCTGCTGCTGGCTGGGGACTCTACGCTTCCACCAAATTTGCAGTAGAAGGTATCAACGAAGCACTTGCTGATGAACTGAGACCACTGGGCATCTTCTCCACAGCAGTAGAACCAGGTTACTTCCGTACTAACTTCCTGGATGGCACCTCCCTGACCAGCGCAGCAAACGTGATTGCTGATTATAGTGAAACATCTGGTAAAATGCGCGAAATAGTACCACAGGTAAGCTACAACCAGCCCGGCGATCCGGTTAAGTTAGCACAGGCAATCATTAAACTGGCGGCGGCTAAAAACCCTCCGGTACACCTTCCGCTCGGTAAGGATACGCTGTTCTACTTCAATCAGAAAATGGAGAAATTCAACGCAGAAATTGAAGAATGGCGCGAGGTGATCACCAGCACCGATCACGATGATGTAAAATAG
- a CDS encoding sulfatase-like hydrolase/transferase — MKARFFYVMTLLLATVQMTYCQKPVQPNVVIILTDDMGYGDISCYGGNVMPTPHVDNMAKNGMRCTQYYSAAPICSPSRAGILTGMYPARWNFSTYLDNKKHNKAAQQTDYLDPKAPSIACIFKNAGYATGHFGKWHLGGGRDVTDAPGFEQYGFDEHASTYESPDPDPLLTATNWIWSDKDSIKRWDRTAYFVDKALSFLRSHTGQPCFINLWPDDVHTPWVPRRSDGDTARLKPEEEAALRKVLKEYDIQIGRFLAELKRSGLDKNTIVIFTSDNGPLPTFRNSRTLGLRGSKLSLYDGGTRMPFVINWTGHIKPGSIDSTSMITGLDLLPTLAGMAGIKLPKDYHGDGVDRSAVFTGRPSARNKDMFWEYGRNNIAYAYPKELAWNRSPQLAVRSGEWKFLMNADRSEPALYNVKLDPGESLDMSGIRPDLVKRLSTDLMNWWTAMPKLQ, encoded by the coding sequence ATGAAGGCAAGGTTTTTCTATGTAATGACCCTATTGTTGGCCACTGTACAAATGACTTATTGTCAAAAGCCCGTTCAGCCCAACGTGGTCATCATACTGACCGATGACATGGGATATGGCGATATTAGCTGCTACGGCGGCAACGTAATGCCTACTCCCCATGTCGACAATATGGCGAAAAACGGTATGCGCTGTACCCAATATTACAGTGCAGCCCCCATCTGCTCTCCTTCCCGCGCAGGCATCCTCACAGGGATGTATCCTGCCCGCTGGAACTTCAGCACCTACCTGGACAACAAAAAACATAATAAAGCCGCGCAACAAACCGATTACCTGGATCCGAAAGCCCCCTCTATCGCATGCATCTTTAAAAATGCAGGATATGCCACAGGCCATTTCGGTAAATGGCACCTCGGCGGAGGCCGTGACGTAACAGACGCTCCAGGCTTTGAACAATACGGTTTTGATGAACATGCCAGTACCTATGAGAGTCCGGACCCGGACCCGCTACTTACAGCAACCAACTGGATCTGGTCTGATAAAGACAGTATCAAACGCTGGGACCGCACGGCCTATTTTGTAGATAAAGCACTGAGCTTCCTCCGTAGTCATACCGGCCAACCCTGCTTTATCAACCTCTGGCCCGACGATGTACATACCCCCTGGGTTCCCCGCAGGTCAGATGGTGATACCGCCCGCCTGAAACCAGAAGAAGAAGCCGCACTGAGAAAAGTTTTAAAAGAATACGATATACAGATCGGGCGCTTCCTCGCCGAACTGAAAAGATCCGGTCTAGATAAAAATACCATCGTCATTTTTACCAGTGATAATGGTCCGCTACCCACCTTCCGGAACAGCCGTACATTGGGTTTACGTGGTTCCAAATTATCACTGTACGACGGCGGTACACGGATGCCATTTGTCATTAACTGGACAGGACATATCAAACCGGGTAGTATCGACAGCACCTCCATGATCACCGGACTAGACCTGTTGCCGACTCTGGCAGGTATGGCAGGTATTAAACTACCAAAAGACTATCACGGCGATGGTGTTGATCGCTCTGCCGTCTTTACCGGACGTCCCTCTGCCCGTAACAAAGACATGTTCTGGGAATACGGTCGTAATAATATCGCCTACGCCTATCCCAAAGAATTGGCTTGGAATAGAAGTCCGCAGCTGGCTGTTCGCTCCGGAGAATGGAAATTCCTGATGAACGCAGACCGTAGCGAACCAGCACTATACAACGTAAAACTGGATCCGGGAGAATCACTCGACATGAGCGGCATCCGTCCTGATCTGGTAAAACGGCTTTCCACTGATCTCATGAACTGGTGGACCGCCATGCCAAAGCTGCAATAA
- a CDS encoding SDR family NAD(P)-dependent oxidoreductase, with protein sequence MNSTKTWYITGASKGIGLSLVKQLLSKGHRVAATSRNPAGFGETGAGDSNFLPLEVDLTNKASVTQSFAATKDRFGVIDVVVNNAGYGLGAALEELSDQEIEENFEVNFFAAVKVITAALPYFRSQRSGFIINISSIAGFSPGLGWSMYSAAKFALSGLSEALANDLKPLGIHVTNVMPGWFRTNFAKPDSIAFSNTKMEEYAYLREAHNKMQTIDGAQLGNPEKVADVFIALINAEQPPVNLFLGSDAFNRAKTKISQLQAEMSIWETLSHSTDFK encoded by the coding sequence ATGAACAGCACTAAAACCTGGTACATTACAGGAGCATCAAAGGGTATTGGATTGTCATTAGTAAAGCAGTTATTAAGCAAGGGGCATCGTGTAGCCGCTACATCAAGAAATCCTGCCGGATTCGGAGAGACCGGTGCAGGTGATAGTAATTTTTTACCGCTGGAAGTCGATCTCACAAACAAAGCTTCCGTTACACAATCCTTCGCCGCCACAAAAGATCGCTTTGGCGTGATAGATGTAGTTGTAAATAACGCAGGATATGGACTTGGCGCGGCACTCGAAGAACTATCCGACCAGGAAATTGAAGAAAATTTTGAGGTTAATTTCTTTGCTGCGGTAAAGGTAATTACAGCAGCCCTCCCTTACTTTAGAAGTCAGCGGTCGGGTTTTATCATTAATATATCTTCCATTGCAGGTTTCTCACCAGGGCTGGGCTGGAGTATGTATTCCGCGGCAAAATTTGCGCTTAGCGGATTGTCTGAAGCATTAGCCAATGACCTTAAACCGCTGGGAATACATGTAACCAATGTCATGCCCGGATGGTTCAGAACAAATTTTGCCAAACCTGACTCTATCGCATTTAGCAATACTAAAATGGAGGAATATGCATATCTGCGGGAAGCCCACAATAAGATGCAGACAATTGACGGTGCACAGTTAGGTAACCCTGAAAAAGTAGCCGATGTCTTTATTGCGCTGATCAACGCTGAACAGCCTCCGGTAAACTTATTCTTAGGCTCGGATGCCTTCAATAGGGCAAAAACTAAAATAAGCCAGCTGCAAGCCGAAATGTCGATATGGGAAACGCTCAGTCACTCAACTGATTTCAAATAA
- a CDS encoding helix-turn-helix domain-containing protein, which yields MADAKPIYSLSAEHSKQVADLFIKMSEELNAEFDYKYDLIRSYVLELIFFALKLENSSQQDIRSNASFRIARVFKELLERQFPIASPSQRFTLRSPQKFADALSIHTNYLNRAVKKATGKTTTEHIFERLISEAKILLRHSDWSIAEISFALGFEDPAHFNHFFKKQTQVTPTAFRSV from the coding sequence ATGGCGGATGCAAAACCAATATATTCATTATCTGCTGAACATTCAAAACAGGTAGCTGACCTGTTTATAAAGATGTCAGAAGAATTAAATGCTGAATTTGATTATAAATACGATCTGATCAGGAGCTACGTCCTGGAATTGATCTTTTTTGCATTAAAGCTGGAAAATTCATCACAGCAGGATATCAGAAGCAATGCCTCCTTCCGGATTGCCCGCGTCTTTAAGGAGCTGCTTGAACGACAGTTTCCTATAGCATCCCCCTCACAGAGATTTACACTAAGATCACCCCAGAAATTTGCCGATGCCCTTTCTATCCATACAAACTACCTGAACAGAGCTGTCAAAAAAGCGACAGGCAAAACTACCACTGAACATATTTTTGAACGCCTGATAAGCGAAGCAAAAATTCTCCTTCGTCATTCAGACTGGAGTATTGCAGAAATCAGCTTTGCATTAGGATTTGAAGATCCTGCTCATTTTAATCATTTCTTCAAAAAACAAACGCAGGTCACTCCTACCGCATTCAGGTCAGTTTGA
- a CDS encoding discoidin domain-containing protein: MQKMKLLFLAAFAMFSMKTFAQQSCYNVVGYYPSWVAGGNYYINSPSKIDYSKYTHICYAFSIPDGNGNMSSVDNASALRDLVSRGHAANVKVLLSVGGWLTSSPSNTPFEAISTNTTAINNFVNACANMVTTYNLDGIDLDWEYPTSKTRWNAVAVPLGNRLHSMGKLFTAAVSESGNNNGNNYDNVTMLDLVNIMCYGNDALASSAMSYWTSRGVPQNKRMLGVPFYSSDNNSAEHVRKANMAKTTGGGIMIWDIASEYGDINAIYNTLGTICKGDVNPVPQNLASNKRVVVSSTEANTTTSTAGTNATDGNYSTRWSSVFSDPQWLYVDLGATYNVNRVKITWEAAYASAYDIQISADSINWSPLKSITGNTTLVNDVTGLAGTGRYVRINGTARATAYGYSIYELEVYGNAAASQTPYGGSNWAIPGKIEAENYDNGGEGVAYHDLTPANQGGQYRTAEAVDIETCNEGGYNLSYVQNGEWFEYTVNVNTAGVYTLQARVATNAAGKSFHVELDGQNISGPIAIPDTGDWQTWTTVNVTTPALTTGTKVLRLVVDAAEFNINWLNFTLQSDNIAVNKTVSASSIEPETDFSAIKAFDSDATTTRWSSAYTDSEWISVDLGAVQSVSKVVLKWENAFASAYRIETSLDNSNWSVQKEVTDGAAGTAAISFPAVNARYVRMHGVKRGTPYGYSIWEFEVYTAPAAGRQSIAAISQTKAVTAKPALFAVNIWPNPASNVLTVQTKGAAPLAVVKAYSINGRVVYQSKVNGADQVQVNVSGWPKGIYVIEVGDSRKKVVIE; the protein is encoded by the coding sequence ATGCAAAAAATGAAACTCCTGTTTCTTGCAGCTTTCGCAATGTTTTCGATGAAAACGTTTGCACAGCAGTCCTGCTACAATGTAGTAGGCTATTACCCCTCCTGGGTAGCCGGTGGGAACTATTATATCAATAGTCCTTCGAAAATTGACTACAGCAAGTACACGCACATTTGTTACGCCTTTTCCATTCCCGACGGGAACGGAAATATGTCCTCCGTTGACAATGCCTCCGCATTGAGAGACCTCGTCAGCCGTGGACACGCAGCAAACGTAAAAGTATTATTATCCGTTGGTGGCTGGCTGACCTCCTCACCATCCAACACGCCCTTCGAGGCCATTTCAACAAATACCACTGCGATCAACAATTTCGTTAACGCATGTGCCAACATGGTCACCACCTATAACCTGGATGGTATCGATCTGGATTGGGAATACCCGACCTCTAAAACCAGGTGGAATGCCGTTGCAGTTCCATTGGGTAACCGCCTGCATAGCATGGGCAAACTGTTTACCGCCGCTGTATCAGAAAGCGGTAACAACAACGGTAACAACTATGACAACGTCACCATGCTGGACCTCGTCAACATCATGTGTTACGGTAACGATGCACTGGCCAGCAGCGCAATGTCTTACTGGACCTCCCGTGGCGTGCCGCAGAACAAAAGAATGCTGGGCGTGCCTTTCTACAGCAGCGACAATAACAGCGCAGAACATGTCAGAAAAGCCAATATGGCGAAAACAACCGGCGGTGGTATCATGATCTGGGATATCGCATCTGAATATGGTGATATCAACGCGATCTACAATACACTCGGTACCATCTGTAAAGGTGATGTCAACCCGGTTCCACAAAACCTGGCTTCTAACAAACGCGTGGTGGTATCTTCTACTGAAGCCAACACTACTACCAGCACTGCAGGCACTAATGCGACAGACGGTAATTACAGCACCCGCTGGTCTTCCGTTTTCTCCGATCCGCAATGGTTATATGTAGACCTGGGCGCCACCTACAACGTTAACAGGGTGAAGATCACCTGGGAAGCGGCTTATGCCAGCGCCTACGATATCCAGATCTCTGCTGATTCTATCAACTGGTCTCCGCTGAAATCAATAACCGGTAATACCACACTGGTAAACGATGTAACCGGACTCGCAGGTACAGGCCGTTACGTACGTATCAACGGTACAGCCAGAGCAACTGCCTACGGTTATTCTATCTATGAACTGGAAGTATATGGTAACGCTGCTGCATCTCAGACGCCATATGGTGGTTCTAACTGGGCCATTCCTGGTAAAATAGAAGCCGAAAACTATGACAATGGCGGAGAAGGCGTTGCATATCATGACCTCACGCCTGCTAATCAGGGTGGCCAGTATCGCACCGCCGAAGCAGTGGACATCGAAACATGTAACGAAGGTGGTTACAACCTCAGTTATGTGCAGAACGGTGAATGGTTTGAATACACTGTAAATGTAAACACGGCTGGTGTATACACCCTACAGGCCCGGGTAGCCACAAATGCTGCCGGCAAATCATTCCATGTAGAACTCGACGGACAAAACATCTCCGGTCCGATTGCTATTCCTGATACAGGCGACTGGCAGACATGGACCACCGTTAATGTGACGACGCCTGCCCTCACTACCGGTACCAAAGTATTACGCCTCGTAGTGGATGCCGCTGAATTCAACATCAACTGGCTCAACTTCACATTGCAGTCCGACAACATCGCGGTTAATAAAACTGTCAGCGCGTCTTCTATAGAACCTGAAACTGACTTCTCCGCGATCAAAGCTTTTGATAGCGATGCAACTACCACCCGCTGGTCTTCCGCTTATACAGACAGCGAATGGATCTCCGTTGACCTGGGCGCCGTACAAAGCGTCTCAAAGGTGGTGCTCAAATGGGAAAACGCATTTGCAAGTGCTTATCGCATAGAAACCTCCCTGGATAACAGTAACTGGTCTGTACAGAAAGAAGTGACAGACGGCGCAGCTGGAACTGCTGCTATCAGCTTCCCTGCTGTTAACGCCCGTTATGTAAGAATGCATGGTGTTAAACGTGGTACGCCATATGGTTATTCTATCTGGGAATTTGAAGTATATACTGCTCCGGCTGCCGGCAGACAAAGCATTGCCGCTATCAGTCAGACGAAAGCAGTAACTGCAAAACCGGCTTTATTTGCCGTAAATATCTGGCCAAACCCTGCTTCAAATGTACTGACTGTACAAACGAAAGGTGCAGCGCCACTGGCAGTAGTAAAAGCCTACAGCATCAATGGCAGAGTTGTTTATCAGTCTAAAGTAAATGGTGCTGACCAGGTACAGGTAAACGTATCCGGATGGCCTAAAGGCATCTATGTTATCGAAGTGGGCGATAGCAGAAAGAAAGTGGTGATAGAATAA
- a CDS encoding FecR family protein has product MENMPLEIETLIIAEIAQAITPEEQAHLNELRDNDPAIQVLSDKLYGQLGGLHRKTNEEMEESVRHIIALANAGKVYKRRSILVGLRFPLIAAASLLGIFLLATKGYESYLGKIPELARQENDENTYLFDGNQWMSVKDGELNINEDGQLYSNNTRLSTPEKLFTRSNAAIQVGRRKTLSITLADGSSIVANAGSTIRLPKRFAENERKVFISGEAYCDIASRAGHPFIVSYPTGKVEVLGTAFNVRTYDNETPSIAVVEGRVKVDNQGATTILTEGQKATYIQGQYRVAAFDVNVVTAWKKNVVFFPNASKQEVESAFEIYYGKKLSIDRAFPKGMGRINIVRSEKESEFVDQLPHDLKEVPSKDGILHVQ; this is encoded by the coding sequence ATGGAAAATATGCCCCTGGAAATTGAAACCCTCATAATAGCAGAGATAGCACAGGCTATCACACCTGAAGAGCAGGCGCACCTGAATGAACTCAGGGACAATGATCCTGCCATACAGGTACTATCCGATAAATTGTACGGGCAACTGGGCGGACTTCATAGAAAGACAAATGAAGAGATGGAAGAGTCTGTCCGGCATATTATTGCGCTGGCTAATGCCGGTAAAGTGTATAAACGCAGAAGCATACTGGTCGGCCTTCGCTTCCCGTTAATCGCAGCTGCCAGCCTACTAGGTATCTTCCTGCTCGCAACAAAAGGATATGAGTCTTATCTCGGTAAGATTCCCGAACTGGCCAGACAGGAAAACGACGAAAATACCTATCTCTTTGATGGTAACCAATGGATGTCCGTTAAAGACGGAGAACTGAATATCAACGAAGATGGACAACTCTACAGTAATAATACCCGGCTGAGCACCCCGGAAAAACTGTTCACCAGATCCAATGCAGCCATACAGGTAGGCCGTAGAAAAACGCTCAGTATTACTCTGGCCGACGGCAGCAGTATTGTCGCTAATGCAGGATCCACTATCAGGTTGCCGAAACGATTTGCCGAAAATGAAAGAAAAGTATTTATCAGTGGTGAAGCATATTGCGATATCGCTTCCCGCGCCGGCCACCCATTCATTGTGAGTTACCCAACCGGCAAAGTAGAAGTTTTAGGCACCGCATTTAACGTCCGTACTTACGATAACGAAACGCCCAGCATCGCTGTCGTAGAAGGACGGGTGAAAGTCGACAACCAGGGCGCCACTACCATCCTCACCGAAGGACAAAAAGCGACCTATATACAAGGTCAATACCGGGTAGCCGCATTTGATGTCAACGTAGTCACCGCCTGGAAGAAAAACGTTGTTTTCTTTCCTAACGCGAGTAAACAGGAGGTGGAAAGCGCCTTCGAGATTTACTACGGTAAAAAACTGTCCATCGACAGAGCATTTCCAAAAGGCATGGGCCGCATCAACATTGTGCGTAGTGAAAAGGAAAGTGAGTTCGTAGATCAACTGCCGCATGATCTCAAAGAAGTGCCCAGTAAGGACGGTATCCTGCATGTTCAATAA
- a CDS encoding RNA polymerase sigma factor, which produces MENIEDAELLLAIKNGSEKAFGTLYKKYQRFIALKISYMFGDPGEADDIVQDVFAEYWIKKEQINVHTDCRGYLLRAAINRANNKLNKRKTDYNREQRYSRAAPPFDDPSAHKDSLSNEVVLALDKYLPAADSNIMKQVYLEGRKQQEVADELNISLPTLRGVIVRSGKALRKIFKK; this is translated from the coding sequence ATGGAGAATATCGAGGATGCCGAATTGCTGTTAGCCATAAAAAATGGCAGCGAAAAGGCATTTGGCACACTTTATAAAAAATACCAGCGGTTTATCGCGCTCAAGATTTCCTATATGTTCGGGGATCCTGGTGAGGCTGACGATATCGTGCAGGATGTCTTTGCCGAATACTGGATAAAAAAAGAGCAGATAAACGTTCATACAGATTGCCGGGGCTACCTGCTAAGAGCAGCCATTAACCGCGCCAATAATAAACTCAATAAAAGAAAAACAGATTATAACCGGGAACAAAGATACTCCCGGGCTGCACCCCCTTTTGACGATCCGTCGGCACACAAAGATTCGCTCTCAAATGAAGTTGTTCTGGCATTGGATAAATACCTGCCCGCCGCCGATTCAAATATAATGAAGCAGGTCTACCTCGAAGGACGTAAACAACAGGAAGTGGCGGACGAATTAAACATCTCGCTGCCCACTTTAAGGGGCGTCATCGTCAGGTCTGGCAAAGCACTGAGAAAAATATTTAAAAAATAA